The Sphingopyxis sp. BE259 nucleotide sequence GCCCGATCCCGACAGCCCGGTGAACCACAGCAGCGCGGGGCGCTGATTCTTCAGGTTCGCGCGCATGTCGCGGTCGACGTCGGTCGCCTGCCAATGGACATTCTGCGCGCGGCGCAGGCTGAAATGAAGCATCCCCGCGGCGACGGTCGCATTGGTCAGCTTGTCGATCAGGATGAAGCCGCCCAGCGTATGATTTTCGCCATAGGCCTCGAACACGATCGGCTTGTCGGTCGACAGCTCGACCACCCCGATGCCATTGAGTTCCAGCGTCTTGGCGGCCAGATGGTCGAGCGTGTTGACGTTGATCTCGTATTTCGGCGCCTGCATCGTAGCCGACACGCTCTGCGTCGCCAGCTTCAGCCAATAGGCGCGCCCCGCGATCATCGCCTCGTCGGCCATCCACACCAAAGTCGCTTCGAATTGGTCGGCGGCCTCGGGCGGTGCGTCGGCGGCGGCGATGACATCGCCGCGCGAGCAATCGACCTCATCGGTCAGCGTCAGGGTGACCGACTGACCGGCGATGGCCTCGTCGAGGTCGCCGTCAAGCGTGACGATGCGGTCGACCGTCGTCGTCTTGCCGCTGGGCAGGATGCGGACGGCGTCGCCAGGCCGCACTTTGCCGCTGGCAAGCTGGCCCGAAAAGCCACGGAAATCGAGGTTTGGCCGATTGACCCACTGCACCGGCAAGCGGAAAGGCTTGGCCTCGTCGGCCCTCGCCCCGATCTCGACATTTTCGAGATGCTCGATCAGCGCCGGTCCCTTGAACCACGGGGTGTTGTCCGACAGCGCGGTGATATTGTCGCCCTTGAACCCCGAAATCGGGATCGCGGTAAAGTTGGTAATCCCGATCTCGCTCGCAAACGCCCGATAGCTGAGCAAAATGCGCTCGAACACGGTCTTGTCATACCCGACAAGGTCCATCTTGTTCACCGCCAGCACAATATGCTTGATGCCGATCAGATGCGCCAGGAAGCTGTGGCGCCGCGTCTGCGTCAGCACACCCTTGCGCGCGTCGATCAGGATCACGGCCAGGTCGGCGGTCGAGGCGCCGGTGACCATGTTGCGCGTATATTGCTCATGCCCCGGCGTATCGGCGACGATGAACTTGCGCTTCTCGGTGGTGAAAAAGCGGTAGGCGACGTCGATCGTAATCCCCTGCTCGCGCTCGGCGGCAAGGCCGTCCACCAGCAGCGCGAAGTCGATCTCCTGCCCCTGCGTCCCGACGCGCTTGCTGTCAGCCTCAAGCGCCGAAAGCTGATCCTCGAAGATCATTTTGCTGTCGTAGAGCAGGCGGCCGATCAGCGTCGATTTGCCGTCGTCGACCGATCCGCAGGTGATGAAGCGCAGCAGTGACTTCTTTTCGTGGCCCGCCAGATAGGCGTCGATATCCTCGGCGATCAGCGCGTCTGTGACGTAAACGGGGTCCGTCATCAGAAGTACCCCTCCTGTTTCTTCTTCTCCATCGAAGCGTCGCCGCCGTCTTTGTCGATAATGCGGCCCTGCCGTTCGCTGGTCGTCGTGAGGAGCATTTCCTGAATGACTTCGCTCAGCGTTTTCGCTTCGCTCTCGACGGCGCCGGTCAGCGGATAACAGCCGAGGGTGCGGAAGCGTACCGAGCGTTCGACAGGCACCTCGCCTTCGTTCAACGGAAAGCGCTCGTCATCGACCATCAGTAGCAATCCGTCGCGTTCGACGGTCGGGCGCGGCGCGGCGAAATAGAGTGGCACGATCGGGATATTTTCGCGCGCGATATATTGCCAGATGTCGAGTTCGGTCCAGTTCGAGATCGGGAAGACGCGGATGCTTTCCCCTTTGGCCTTGCGCGCATTATAGAGGTTCCACAGCTCGGGCCGCTGCTTTTTCGGATCCCAGCCGTGGCTTGCGGTGCGGAACGAGAAGATGCGCTCCTTCGCGCGGCTCTTTTCCTCGTCGCGCCGCGCGCCGCCAAAAGCGACGTCAAAGCCGTAAAGGTCGAGCGCCTGCTTCAACCCTTCGGTCTTCCACATATCGGTGTGCAGTGGACCGTGATCGAACGGGTTGATCCCGCGCTCCTTCGCCTCGGGATTTTGATAAACGATCAGTTCCATGCCGCTTTCGCGCGCCATGCGATCACGAAGCTCATACATCGCCTGGAATTTCCACGTCGTGTCGACATGCAGCAGCGGGAACGGCGGCGGCGAAGGGTAAAACGCCTTGCGCGCCAGATGCAGCATCACCGCGCTATCCTTGCCGACGCTATACAGCATCACGGGCTTGGCCGCGTCCGCCATCACTTCGCGCAGGATATGGATGCTCTCGGCCTCCAGCCGGTCGAGATGGGTCAGCGTATCGGTCATGCCCCGCCCTTGCCGCTGCGGTGCGCGGCGATCAAGCTGTATGGCCTTTTGGCCATGCAAGCCAGACTTGTAAGGCGCCGCGTCATGCGGCGGCGTCGACCCGGGCCCGGCGCCATTCCGCGGCAATGGCTGTCACCGTGTCGCGGGCATGGGCCAGCCGCGGATGGACATCGGGCAATCCCGCCCACGCCGGACCGACGATCAAGCCCAGCTCGCGCCGGAAATCATAGCCCACGACCTTGAGCGGCACGACGCCGTCGATCGCCAGCGACACTGGCGCCGTGGTGATGCCGATCCCGGCGGCAACCATCCGCAGGCAGCGCTCGTCGCTTTCGCTGCGCAAGGCAAAGCGCGGGCGGACACCATGCCGCGTAAAGAAGCGGCTGGTAGCGTCGAGAAATTCGCAAGAGCGCCGCGCGATCATCGTCTCTGCGGCGAGTTCCTCCGCGCCAACCTCAATCCGTCCCGCGAGCGGATGACCCTCGGCCATGAACATTGCCAGAGGCTCTTCGTACAGCGGCACAACGTGGTCGCCGCGCTCGCCGGGACGCAGCGGGAGCAGCGCCATATTGATGCGCCCGCTGCCCAGAGCTGCGCGGAGTTCGGATTCGCTGTTCTCGATCAGTTCGATGGCGAAGCTGGGGCGCAACGCCATAACGATCGCCTGCAAAAACTCCCCCGAAACCGATCTTATCACGCCAAGTTTGAGTTCGGTCGCCTGCCGGTCACTCTCGCGGCCGAAATCGTCGGCGGCGCGAAAGCCGCGCTCCAGATCGCGCGCGATTGGCAAGAACCGCCCGCCGGCTTCGGTCAGCCGGATCTGACGGCGGTTACGAATGAACAATGGCGTGCCGACGAGTTTCTCCAGCTCGGCAATCCCGCTCGACAGCGCCGGCTGCGTTACCCGGATGCGCGCCGCTGCCTGCGTGAAACTACCGGCATCGACGACGGCGAGAAACTGGCGGACATGGGCGCGCTTAATCATAGATTTTGCTTATGCCAAATCCATTATCGTTTCAATTTCCATATGATCGATTTTTGGGGCAGTATCGTGCTCTGCCCCGCCCTCGATCAATAGGTTCATCCATGCGCGCCACCCCCGATTTTGATTTCGCGCTCGGCGAAACCGCCGACATGATCCGCGACACCACCGCTCGTTTCGCGGACGAACAGATTGCACCGCTGGCCGCCAAGGCCGACGCAGAAGACTGGTTCCCACGCGATGAACTCTGGACGCAAATGGGCGAACTCGGGCTGCACGGCATTACGGTCGAAGAAGAGTTTGGCGGGCTTGGCCTCGGCTATCTTGAGCATGTGATCGCGGTGGAAGAAGTCAGCCGCGCAAGCGCTGCGATCGGCCTCAGCTACGGCGCGCATTCGAACCTGTGCGTCAACCAGATCCGCCGCTGGGGCAGTGCCGAGCAGAAAGCGAAATATCTGCCCAAGCTGATCAGCGGCGAACATGTCGGCAGCCTGGCGATGTCCGAAGCGGGCGCGGGCAGCGATGTCGTGTCGATGAAGCTGAAGGCCGACCGGGTGCAGAGCGGTTATGTCCTCAACGGCACCAAATTCTGGATTACCAACGCGACCTGCGCCGACACGCTGGTCGTCTATGCCAAGACCAGTCCGGAGGCCGGATCGCGCGGCATCACCGCTTTTCTGATCGAAAAGGATATGCCGGGGTTTTCGATCGGGCAAAAGATCGACAAGGTCGGGATGCGCGGTTCGCCGACCGCGGAGCTGGTGTTCAACGACTGTGAAGTCTCCGAAGAGCAGGTGATGGGCCCCGAAAATGGTGGCGTCGGCGTACTGATGTCGGGGCTTGATTATGAGCGCGTCGTGCTCGCCGGGCTCCAGCTCGGCATCATGCAGGCGTGCCTCGACACCGTCATCCCCTATGTTCGCGACCGCAAACAGTTCGGCAAGCCGATCGGGTCGTTCCAGCTGATGCAGGCGAAGGTCGCCGACATGTATGTCGCGCTCCAGTCGGCACGGTCTTACGTCTATAACGTCGCCAAGGCGTGCGACGCCGGGCAGACGACGCGCTTCGACGCCGCCGGTTGCATCCTGCTCGCGAGCGAAAGCGCCGTGAAGGTCGCGGGCGAAGCGATCCAGGCGCTCGGCGGCGCGGGTTACACCAAGGACTGGCCGGTCGAGCGTTACTGGCGCGACGCCAAGTTGCTCGACATCGGTGCGGGGACCAACGAGATTCGCCGGATGCTGATCGGTCGCGAACTGATCGGCGCTGGCGCGTGATCTGGCTCTGGCTGTCGGCGGCCTTCATGGCGACGACGGCCTTGGTGCATGGCGCGCTGGGCGAGAAAAGATTGATCCAGCCGCTGCTTGCGCTTGATCAGGGAATCATGGCGGTCGATCTGGCGCGCAAGGTGTTTCGCTTTGCCTGGCACGCGATGTCACTGTTGATGATTGTGTCGGCTGCGACCGTTGTCTGGCCGGGGACACCGCGCGACCTGATCTTTTTGGTCGGCGGGGCGTGGACCGCGGTCGGGCTGGCCGATGCCATCTACACGCGCGGACGGCACATCGGCTGGCCGATCCTGACCGCGTCGGGCGTCTTTGCGATCTTGGG carries:
- the cysN gene encoding sulfate adenylyltransferase subunit CysN, which gives rise to MTDPVYVTDALIAEDIDAYLAGHEKKSLLRFITCGSVDDGKSTLIGRLLYDSKMIFEDQLSALEADSKRVGTQGQEIDFALLVDGLAAEREQGITIDVAYRFFTTEKRKFIVADTPGHEQYTRNMVTGASTADLAVILIDARKGVLTQTRRHSFLAHLIGIKHIVLAVNKMDLVGYDKTVFERILLSYRAFASEIGITNFTAIPISGFKGDNITALSDNTPWFKGPALIEHLENVEIGARADEAKPFRLPVQWVNRPNLDFRGFSGQLASGKVRPGDAVRILPSGKTTTVDRIVTLDGDLDEAIAGQSVTLTLTDEVDCSRGDVIAAADAPPEAADQFEATLVWMADEAMIAGRAYWLKLATQSVSATMQAPKYEINVNTLDHLAAKTLELNGIGVVELSTDKPIVFEAYGENHTLGGFILIDKLTNATVAAGMLHFSLRRAQNVHWQATDVDRDMRANLKNQRPALLWFTGLSGSGKSTIANLVEKKLHRMNRHSFLLDGDNVRHGLNRDLGFTEADRIENIRRVGEVAKLMTDAGLIVITAFISPFRVERDMVRSMLPEGEFIEIFIDTPLAEAERRDVKGLYKKARAGQLKNFTGIDSPYEAPETPEIRIDTTAMSPEEAADLIIDRLLG
- the cysD gene encoding sulfate adenylyltransferase subunit CysD is translated as MTDTLTHLDRLEAESIHILREVMADAAKPVMLYSVGKDSAVMLHLARKAFYPSPPPFPLLHVDTTWKFQAMYELRDRMARESGMELIVYQNPEAKERGINPFDHGPLHTDMWKTEGLKQALDLYGFDVAFGGARRDEEKSRAKERIFSFRTASHGWDPKKQRPELWNLYNARKAKGESIRVFPISNWTELDIWQYIARENIPIVPLYFAAPRPTVERDGLLLMVDDERFPLNEGEVPVERSVRFRTLGCYPLTGAVESEAKTLSEVIQEMLLTTTSERQGRIIDKDGGDASMEKKKQEGYF
- a CDS encoding LysR family transcriptional regulator, which codes for MIKRAHVRQFLAVVDAGSFTQAAARIRVTQPALSSGIAELEKLVGTPLFIRNRRQIRLTEAGGRFLPIARDLERGFRAADDFGRESDRQATELKLGVIRSVSGEFLQAIVMALRPSFAIELIENSESELRAALGSGRINMALLPLRPGERGDHVVPLYEEPLAMFMAEGHPLAGRIEVGAEELAAETMIARRSCEFLDATSRFFTRHGVRPRFALRSESDERCLRMVAAGIGITTAPVSLAIDGVVPLKVVGYDFRRELGLIVGPAWAGLPDVHPRLAHARDTVTAIAAEWRRARVDAAA
- a CDS encoding isovaleryl-CoA dehydrogenase; translated protein: MRATPDFDFALGETADMIRDTTARFADEQIAPLAAKADAEDWFPRDELWTQMGELGLHGITVEEEFGGLGLGYLEHVIAVEEVSRASAAIGLSYGAHSNLCVNQIRRWGSAEQKAKYLPKLISGEHVGSLAMSEAGAGSDVVSMKLKADRVQSGYVLNGTKFWITNATCADTLVVYAKTSPEAGSRGITAFLIEKDMPGFSIGQKIDKVGMRGSPTAELVFNDCEVSEEQVMGPENGGVGVLMSGLDYERVVLAGLQLGIMQACLDTVIPYVRDRKQFGKPIGSFQLMQAKVADMYVALQSARSYVYNVAKACDAGQTTRFDAAGCILLASESAVKVAGEAIQALGGAGYTKDWPVERYWRDAKLLDIGAGTNEIRRMLIGRELIGAGA